A part of Onthophagus taurus isolate NC chromosome 7, IU_Otau_3.0, whole genome shotgun sequence genomic DNA contains:
- the LOC111422140 gene encoding peroxisomal leader peptide-processing protease → MIPSIINVQSVLVEHAYGGKVYANSGCLIDNKFILITANVLVPLLNESKSDLRSIPFGLLNPLRFFDKPPKLTIIIKNEDSRSHQYKEALVVAAYVSEITKKSVSKYLYDWAIDVDDKEDQLKESIPIFFIASFNFKNAPNANELLDCLKRLKLQSLQTTLSAGNKVCIESTPFGNRHFLRSHSRGIISNVTGENDCFLLTDVPVAPGSEGSPVYTKFGNDEIPIGMVLSCMSWWKGEWIGLTLVASFKSVFNEILSNTTFKIPLISEAHMNETIKKLNTNVAQITSGMFWGTAILLNKENGIFITNSHVIENDSPVLHYKETNIKATVIYKAKENQIFDIAILRANQHDLDHTDMVSVKLSPKPMNLGDNVFALGFPLFPRHTKPKATLTNGHVSQVSKTMLKTTCTVLPGASGGGIFDKNGELVGIIVCNAKMEDSSTTYPRVNMAIPISRIYDDLIEFLTKKDVTTFKKLEMNDINVIREWNFLKANI, encoded by the exons ATGATTCCCTCAATAATAAATGTGCAATCTGTTTTGGTTGAACATGCATATGGTGGTAAAGTTTACGCAAATTCAGGATGTCTTATAGATAATAAGTTTATTCTTATAACTGCCAACGTTCTTGTGCCATTATTGAACGAATCTAAAAGCGACCTACGATCAATACCATTCGGTTTATTGAACCCTTTgagattttttgataaacctCCCaagttaacaattattataaaaaacgaGGACAGTCGCAGCCATCAATACAAAGAAGCTTTAGTAGTTGCCGCTTATGTCAGTgagattacaaaaaaatctgtttcaaaatatttatatgatTGGGCAATAGATGTTGATGATAAAGAGGACCAATTAAAAGAATCgattccaatattttttatagctagtttcaattttaaaaatgctcCGAATGCAAATGAACTtttggattgtttaaaaagacTTAAGTTACAATCTTTACAAACAACCCTGTCTGCTGGAAATAAAGTATGTATCGAAAGTACTCCATTTGGTAACAGACACTTTTTAAGGAGTCATAGTAGAGGGATTATTTCTAATGTGACGGGAGAAAATGACTGTTTTTTATTAACTGATGTCCCTGTTGCCCCTGGTAGTGAAGGAAGTCctgtttatacaaaatttgg AAATGATGAAATTCCAATTGGTATGGTTTTATCTTGTATGAGCTGGTGGAAAGGGGAATGGATTGGTTTAACTTTGGTAGCATCttttaaaagtgtttttaatgaaattttatccAATACTACATTTAAAATTCCATTAATTTCTGAGGCCCATATGAATGAAACaataa aaaagCTTAATACAAATGTTGCACAAATAACAAGTGGAATGTTTTGGGGGACagcgattttattaaataaagaaaatggcatttttataacaaattctCACGTAATA GAAAACGATTCACCCGTTTTACATTATAAAGAAACCAATATAAAAGCGACCGTAATTTACAAAGCgaaagaaaatcaaatttttgacattgcTATTTTACGCGCCAATCAACACGACCTCGATCATACTGACATGGTGTCTGTAAAGCTATCACCGAAACCAATGAATTTAGGAGACAACGTTTTCGCATTAGGGTTTCCACTTTTTCCAAGACACACCAAACCAAAAGCGACACTTACAAATGGTCATGTATCTCAGGTTTCTAAAACGATGTTAAAAACGACTTGTACAGTTTTGCCAGGAGCTAGTGGTGGAggaattttcgataaaaacggGGAACTTGTAGGAATCATTGTATGTAATGCTAAAATGGAAGATAGTTCTACTACATATCCTAGAGTTAATATGGCGATACCAATATCTCGAATTTATGATGATTTAATCGAATTTCTAACAAAGAAAG ATGTTactacttttaaaaaattagaaatgaacGATATCAATGTTATTAGAGAATGGAATTTTTTAAAGGCTAATATATAA
- the LOC111422130 gene encoding phospholipid-transporting ATPase ABCA3-like translates to MAQLWTVIWEHCKIRKRHYVLTLLELCIPIIIFVLVAFGRSQLPSFNKEFIPVTKNYITPDSELSHINIVDTKLFYSPKTAFTADLARQVQLKLYMFNENIKGFDSKEDVLRYYNEMGGDGITAIINFDDVDQKIPTTLKYDIQMYEEGIDWETEKLFRKDIRYYPGYGSSHYLGNQFLSFQWALDTAYIEMLTKSPLNITINFEEFPYPAHWTDNGMNDMFVHLLPLLTMLSFIFLFPAILKMIVEEKSSGMKQLMKINGLKSSIYWLGWFLNASIPCIISAIVVAILLTQRLFSAEYPSLQHASMPQLALLILLYCLATISFIFAFSIFFKDATLAMITGITVWFLIYIIYASTVGNVDTLPLYLKYFASLIPTIALYNGFQVISVAEIRASPVGFTEQPRGCSDDMTMQTTFIMLIIDTLLYLTIAICCETDPHGKYKIANFCRKVKNKIDKFKKSDNTGVNNEEEHLIGIEDPNDEVLLEIKNLTKKYNDLVAVNKLNMKIYKDNLTVILGHNGAGKTTTLSILAGLEKETSGELTIAEIENVNLKDRQLVSICPQENMLFTELTVEEHLVLFGKLKGLSDEDIKQNVKNLLENKLNLANKKDDLVKNLSGGMKRKLSIGIAIMGTPKVVILDEPTAGIDPEGRREIWDLILECKKDSNIILSTHLMEEAEELADRVAILGNGTLERYGKPMDLKQKLGVGYRIQLFYEDPTKEKVIKTFVEENIDAKINPDNNKLVLEFCITPEKKCMIPKFKEVLNSRKGELSIKDYKISSVTLEDVFLRSLENHDREIRLTINRQESINSQGTHKNLTCFPNNLWHKFVLIAEKKMKILRAMPIPWITMIALFYSLFALSFAMNDSGHKHTDRDGKTLQLNLDSYGCTKVFYEMKNDDANLERIFVDLIDSTISNSHRVDDISEAVISVGENNIVKYRQKLIVGAKMNFDESSREITVFYGSQPIHGAPISFNLLSNVLAKYLVGENHEIIASHTPLRSVKSTTRQTNVYVADYIISWMILLSNACLFSVIMFSALPTLEKNSFIKTLSRIYNLNSICYWLHNYITDVIIYLVMIIPPIAVLGVVSKLDWALLQIDGYCYLVIILIWYGITMIPHTYLSSFYSKSVSNAIALLLIPNMLSSIPVGVILSLQSSGSVAPQIFLYLFALLDPHIILTYTLSIFCDKMIKNHNWDMKTPSQKEYICNETPLPCCDPDSVECAEDRAYIQYPIYLMISVVSALIVMFIIVWLDKEKSYKKNHEEGVTIGAKEVQKHYNIRTLRSFKKTTVKAVDDLSFRVSKGECYGLLGVNGAGKSTSFKILTNQVRPDKGEIFRRQNSLIGYCPQEHALLNFFTGRELLKYFGKLRNPSIHEDEIDDLLNKCGLNEYSNKPCGTYSGGNKRKLNTCIALIGHPDIITLDEPTTGVDPQNRRKIKELINETKLNKKSAIIFTSHSMDECELLCDKLSIMKAGKLETDANLSVPELKEKYNIGHIIQMKVKSPQQIDTILEALRESFNNVIIEKIAARNNLLTVSIKNSNWGSIISGMESMKTHRNEIVDYMVKESSLEEVFLKVAKG, encoded by the exons atggcACAATTATGGACAGTAATCTGGGAACATTGTAAAATAAGAAAACGCCACTATGTTCTAACATTACTAGAATTATGCATTCcgataataatatttgttttggtTGCATTCGGAAGAAGCCAACTCCCATCTTTCAACAAAGAATTTATTCCGGTTACTAAAAATTACATAACACCAGATTCTGAATTATCCCACATAAACATTGTCGATACAAAACTCTTCTATTCGCCAAAAACAGCGTTTACCGCTGATTTAGCAAGACAAGTACAATTAAAACTGTACATGTTCAATGAGAACATAAAAGGATTTGATAGTAAAGAAGACGTTTTGAGGTACTACAACGAAATGGGCGGTGATGGAATAACGGCTATTATTAATTTCGATGATGTCGATCAAAAAATTCCAACAACATTGAAATATGACATACAAATGTATGAAGAGGGTATCGACTGGGAAACGGAGAAATTATTTCGAAAAGATATTCGTTATTACCCCGGATATG gatCATCGCATTATCTAGGgaatcaatttttatctttccaATGGGCTTTAGATACAGCTTATATCGAAATGCTTACAAAATCCCCATTAAACATTActataaattttgaagaatttccATATCCAGCACATTGGACCGATAATGGCATGAATGATATGTTTGTACACCTTCTGCCGCTTTTAACAATgttaagttttatatttttgttcccagCTATTCTAAAGATGATTGTTGAAGAGAAATCATCAGGAATGAAG cAACTTATGAAAATTAATGGGTTAAAATCGAGTATTTATTGGTTAGGTTGGTTTCTTAATGCTTCCATTCCATGTATAATATCTGCAATTGTGGTGGCGATATTATTAACACAACGTCTTTTCAGTGCTGAATATCCTTCACTTCAGCACGCTTCCATGCCGCAACTTGCTTTGCTGATACTTTTATACTGCCTGGCAACTATTAGTTTTATATTTGCGTTCAGTATATTTTTCAAGGATG CAACATTAGCAATGATCACTGGCATAACAGTATGGTTcctaatttatataatatacgCCAGTACAGTTGGAAACGTAGACACATTGCCGCTTTATCTAAAATACTTCGCCTCTTTAATACCAACAATAGCATTGTATAACGGCTTTCAAGTCATATCCGTTGCAGAAATAAGAGCATCGCCTGTCGGATTTACTGAACAACCACGAGGATGCAGCGACGACATGACTATGCAAACAACTTTCATCATGTTAATAATAGATACTCTACTTTATTTAACGATTGCTATATGTTGTGAAACCGATCCTCACGGCAAATACAAAATCGCGAATTTTTgtagaaaagttaaaaataaaattgataaatttaaaaagagtGATAATACGGGTGTTAACAACGAAGAAGAACATTTGATTGGTATCGAGGATCCAAATGATGAAGTTCTGCTCGAGATTAAAAATCTAACGaaaaaatataacgatttagtagcagttaataaattaaacatgaAGATTTATAAGGACAACTTAACGGTTATTCTCGGCCATAATGGAGCGGGTAAAACAACAACACTATCGATATTGGCGGGACTCGAGAAGGAAACAAGTGGAGAATTAACCATCGCAGAAATAGAAAATGTTAACTTAAAGGATCGACAACTGGTTTCGATTTGTCCACAAGAAAATATGCTATTCACAGAGTTAACCGTTGAGGAACATCTTGTGCTTTTCGGAAAG ttaaaaggATTATCTGACGAAGACATAAAGCAAAAcgtgaaaaatcttttagaaaataaattaaaccttgcaaataaaaaagatgatTTAGTCAAAAATCTATCAGGTGGAATGAAACGTAAATTATCCATTGGGATAGCTATTATGGGAACACCAAAAGTTGTGATATTAGATGAACCAACAGCAGGAATTGATCCGGAAGGTCGAAGGGAGATTTGGGACCTGATTTTAGAATGCAAGAAAGACAGTAATATCATACTTAGCACACATTTAATGGAAGAAGCGGAAGAACTAGCTGATCGCGTGGCAATTCTCGGAAACGGTACGTTGGAAAGATATGGCAAACCAATGGATTTGAAGCAAAAATTAGGAGTTGGTTATCGAATACAACTTTTTTATGAAGATCCAACGaaggaaaaagttataaaaacaTTCGTAGAGGAAAATATCGATGCAAAAATTAATCCGGACAACAATAAACTTGTCTTAGAATTCTGTATTACACCAGAAAAGAAATGCATGATACCAAAATTCAAAGAGGTGTTAAACTCTAGGAAAGGGGAGTTGTCCATAAAGGATTATAAAATCAGCTCCGTTACATTAGAAGATGTGTTTTTAAG gtCCTTGGAAAACCATGATAGAGAAATAAGATTAACAATAAACAGACAAGAATCAATAAACAGCCAGGGTACTCACAAAAACTTAACTTGCTTTCCCAATAATTTATGGCATAAATTCGTACTTATTgccgaaaaaaaaatgaaaatattacgGGCTATGCCTATACCGTGGATAACTATG atcgcacttttttattctctttttGCCCTATCATTTGCTATGAACGACAGTGGCCATAAACACACGGATAGAGATGGCAAAACCCTCCAATTAAACCTAGATTCTTATGGATGTACAAAAGTCTTTtatgaaatgaaaaatgatgacgCCAACCTAGAACGAATATTTGTTGATCTAATAGACTCGACCATTTCAAATTCACATAGAGTAGACGATATTTCGGAAG ctGTTATCAGCGTTGGGGAAAATAACATCGTAAAGTATCGACAAAAATTAATAGTGGGAGCCAAAATGAATTTTGACGAATCTTCGCGAGAAATCACCGTCTTTTATGGCAGTCAACCAATTCATGGGGCTccaatttcctttaatttacTTAGTAACGTTCTTGCAAAATATTTGGTGGGGGAAAATCATGAAATTATCGCCTCTCACACACCTTTAAGATCGGTAAAATCAACAACACGACAAACTAACGTATACGTTGCGGATTACATCATATCTTGGATGATATTACTATCAAATGCTTGCTTATTTTCTGTGATAATGTTCTCCGCATTGCCAACATTAGAGAAGAATTCATTCATAAAAACTTTATCCCGAATATAtaacttaaattcaatatgTTATTGGTTGCATAATTACATAACagatgttataatttatttggtTATGATTATACCTCCAATTGCAGTTCTAGGTGTTGTATCTAAATTAGATTGGGCGCTACTTCAAATAGACGGTTACT GCTATTTAGTAATTATTCTTATTTGGTATGGAATAACTATGATTCCGCATACATATTTATCATCGTTTTACTCAAAATCTGTTTCTAATGCGATCGCTTTATTACTAATACCAAATATGTTGAGTTCAATTCCAGTGGGAGTTATTTTATCGTTACAGTCATCAGGTTCTGTTGCACCACAAATTTTCCTTTACCTTTTTGCTTTATTAGATCCCcatattattttaacataTACCTTATCCATCTTCTGCgataaaatgatcaaaaatcATAATTGGGACATGAAAACACCGTCGCAAAAAGAATACATCTGCAACGAAACACCTTTACCGTGTTGTG ACCCAGATAGTGTTGAATGTGCAGAAGATAGAGCGTATATCCAATATCCAATTTATCTTATGATAAGCGTAGTATCTGCTTTGATCGTAATGTTTATAATCGTTTGGTTGGACAAagaaaaatcatataaaaaaaaccatGAAGAAGGTGTTACAATAGGTGCTAAAGAAGTTCAAAAACATTACAATATCAGAACATTAAGATCATTTAAGAAAACAACTGTAAAAGCGGTTGACGATTTATCATTTAGG gtGTCCAAAGGAGAATGTTACGGTCTTTTAGGTGTAAATGGCGCCGGAAAATCCACCTCATTCAAAATCCTAACAAACCAAGTACGACCGGATAAAGGAGAAATCTTTCGACGTCAAAAT TCATTAATTGGATATTGTCCTCAAGAACACGctttattaaactttttcaCTGGAAGAGAATTACTAAAATACTTTGGAAAACTAAGGAATCCATCCATACACGAAGATGAAATAGATGACTTGCTTAATAAATGCGGTTTAAATGAATACAGTAATAAACCCTGCGGTACTTACAGTGGAGgcaacaaaagaaaattaaatacttgTATAGCGCTGATAGGACATCCAGATATTATTACTCTAGATGAGCCGACAACGGGAGTTGACCCccaaaatagaagaaaaataaaagaactCATAAATGAAactaaacttaataaaaagtcggcaataatttttacatctcaTAGTATGGATGAATGCGAATTACTCTGTGATAA actaTCAATAATGAAAGCGGGAAAACTTGAAACTGATGCAAATCTTTCAGTGCCtgagttaaaagaaaaatacaacATCGGTCATATAATCCAGATGAAAGTAAAATCACCTCAACAAATCGATACAATATTAGAGGCTTTACGTGAATCgtttaataatgttattatagaaaaaattgcAGCTAGAAAT aatttattaacCGTTTCAATTAAGAATTCTAACTGGGGTTCAATCATATCAGGAATGGAAAGCATGAAAACACATCGAAATGAAATTGTTGATTACATGGTGAAAGAATCAAGCTTGGAGGAGGTTTTCTTGAAAGTTGCTAAAGGATGA
- the LOC111422132 gene encoding putative uncharacterized protein DDB_G0284695 isoform X2, protein MYWLTLICMVIAIKYSLTENKFMNSVRNLTNTNNHTRENDGIRKKLEKYMNECKGENDKDYSYEQTSSSTDLRGYRRGADGATYPAFYGNNQNNMRNFHRKDNNRHVDGYLLNLRQNNECDNTETSSNANNGRSNNRFNVQDNNRNFYNNQNRNNPSNQDYDRTNRNFGDQFPRWKRDFNDKCVSQCIFSYLELVSIQWSPSETAFVQFLQENTPNDRDRIKIVREARRCFSKFVTTEEEDGCEFSRSLNKCLHWNLE, encoded by the exons ATGTACTGGCTCACATTAATCTGTATGGTTATCGCcataaaatattcattaacCGAAAATAAGTTTATGAATTCGGTCAGAAACTtaacaaatacaaataatCATACTCGAGAAAATGATGGcattcgaaaaaaattggaaaaatatatgaACGAGTGTAAAGGCGAAAATGATAAAGATTACTCTTATGAGCAAACATCTTCGTCAACTGATTTACGCGGATATAGAAGAGGTGCAGATGGAGCAACATATCCCGCTTTTTACGGAAATAATCAGAATAATATGCGCAACTTTCATAGAAAAGATAATAACAGACACGTTGATgggtatttattaaatttaagacAAAACAATGAATGTGACAACACAGAGACAAGTTCAAA CGCCAACAATGGGAGATCAAATAACCGCTTTAATGTGCAAGATAATaacagaaatttttataataatcaaaatcgAAACAATCCCTCCAATCAAGATTATGATAGGACGAACAGAAATTTTGGCGATCAATTTCCAAGATGGAAAAGAGATTTCAACGATAAA TGTGTAAGCCAATGCATCTTTAGCTATTTAGAATTGGTAAGTATACAATG GTCACCTTCAGAAACAGCATTCGTCCAATTTCTTCAAGAAAACACTCCAAACGATCGCGATAGAATTAAAATAGTGCGCGAAGCTAGAAGatgtttttctaaatttgTAACTACAG AGGAAGAAGATGGATGTGAGTTTTCGAGATCGCTCAATAAATGTCTGCATTGGAATTTGGAGTAA
- the LOC111422132 gene encoding putative uncharacterized protein DDB_G0284695 isoform X1: MYWLTLICMVIAIKYSLTENKFMNSVRNLTNTNNHTRENDGIRKKLEKYMNECKGENDKDYSYEQTSSSTDLRGYRRGADGATYPAFYGNNQNNMRNFHRKDNNRHVDGYLLNLRQNNECDNTETSSNANNGRSNNRFNVQDNNRNFYNNQNRNNPSNQDYDRTNRNFGDQFPRWKRDFNDKCVSQCIFSYLELLDENRSPSETAFVQFLQENTPNDRDRIKIVREARRCFSKFVTTEEEDGCEFSRSLNKCLHWNLE; this comes from the exons ATGTACTGGCTCACATTAATCTGTATGGTTATCGCcataaaatattcattaacCGAAAATAAGTTTATGAATTCGGTCAGAAACTtaacaaatacaaataatCATACTCGAGAAAATGATGGcattcgaaaaaaattggaaaaatatatgaACGAGTGTAAAGGCGAAAATGATAAAGATTACTCTTATGAGCAAACATCTTCGTCAACTGATTTACGCGGATATAGAAGAGGTGCAGATGGAGCAACATATCCCGCTTTTTACGGAAATAATCAGAATAATATGCGCAACTTTCATAGAAAAGATAATAACAGACACGTTGATgggtatttattaaatttaagacAAAACAATGAATGTGACAACACAGAGACAAGTTCAAA CGCCAACAATGGGAGATCAAATAACCGCTTTAATGTGCAAGATAATaacagaaatttttataataatcaaaatcgAAACAATCCCTCCAATCAAGATTATGATAGGACGAACAGAAATTTTGGCGATCAATTTCCAAGATGGAAAAGAGATTTCAACGATAAA TGTGTAAGCCAATGCATCTTTAGCTATTTAGAATTG TTGGACGAGAACAGGTCACCTTCAGAAACAGCATTCGTCCAATTTCTTCAAGAAAACACTCCAAACGATCGCGATAGAATTAAAATAGTGCGCGAAGCTAGAAGatgtttttctaaatttgTAACTACAG AGGAAGAAGATGGATGTGAGTTTTCGAGATCGCTCAATAAATGTCTGCATTGGAATTTGGAGTAA